From the genome of Primulina huaijiensis isolate GDHJ02 unplaced genomic scaffold, ASM1229523v2 scaffold33531, whole genome shotgun sequence, one region includes:
- the LOC140968217 gene encoding exocyst complex component EXO70C2-like, with protein MDLQKQSPTTDNTSNDIETNDETKKPNPDQDSSPKPLPEPELVEEDKPGETTLQESSPLPPDLNKVSEEIDQYISDLSASKGDESAPLDVPIFVEQFAVLVEAKIDEYDSPVKWSTLTEEDSNSFLKVVDRVCSLLNSISQFSSEYKYAHSINLIGGVLQHAMSNLEEEFKSLLEDYKIPDSNPCKTNDKKPKQSTPLSSNQEADQNQPTESAPPEENHFPGYSDDIISNLIRLSKAMIDGGYEKECCEVYFLARRNALEETMHKLGFEKYSIDDVQKMNWESLEREIVAWIRTINQCATVHFPMERKLADSVFSDNPSMFESQFGSLANCVMTQLLNFAEAVALTKRAAEKLFKFLDLYETLRDVPPTTDSFFSQELARELKTEASMIRSHLGEAMVLIFLELENSISSDSGKTLVPGGAVHPLTRYIMNYLKYAIEYKETLEQVFREHQKIERADSATGSDFDYNSQAQNLNNEITAKESPFLSQIIKVMDLLDSNLEGKSKFYRDPSLSMIFMMNNGRYIMQKIKGSNEINSLMGNTWCRKRSSDLRQYHRGYQRETWGKLLGCLHPEGLTVNGKVAKPVLKERFKSFNTMFDEIHKTQSSWVVSDEQLQSELRVSISNMVIPAYRSFLGRFSQVLTPGRQTEKYVKYQAEDIETYIDELFDGNASPRGRKV; from the coding sequence ATGGATTTACAGAAACAATCACCCACCACAGACAACACCAGCAATGACATAGAAACCAATGATGAAACCAAAAAGCCTAACCCGGATCAAGATTCCTCGCCCAAACCACTTCCGGAGCCTGAACTTGTAGAGGAAGATAAGCCAGGTGAAACCACGCTCCAAGAATCGTCCCCCTTGCCTCCTGATCTCAACAAAGTTTCTGAAGAAATTGATCAATACATTTCCGATTTGTCTGCATCCAAGGGAGATGAATCGGCCCCCCTTGACGTGCCCATTTTCGTCGAGCAATTCGCGGTTCTTGTCGAAGCCAAGATCGATGAATACGATAGCCCCGTAAAATGGAGTACATTGACTGAAgaagattcaaattcatttctcaaaGTTGTTGATCGGGTTTGTTCCCTGCTCAACTCCATTTCACAATTCTCCTCGGAATACAAGTACGCTCATTCAATCAACCTTATTGGCGGGGTTCTTCAGCATGCAATGTCCAACCTGGAGGAAGAATTCAAATCACTTCTCGAAGATTATAAGATCCCTGATTCAAATCCTTGTAAGACCAATGACAAAAAACCCAAACAATCAACACCATTAAGTTCTAATCAAGAAGCGGATCAAAATCAACCCACAGAATCTGCCCCACCCGAGGAAAACCATTTTCCAGGATATTCAGATGACATTATTTCAAACTTGATTAGACTGTCAAAGGCAATGATTGATGGAGGCTATGAAAAGGAGTGTTGCGAGGTCTATTTTTTGGCCAGAAGAAATGCATTGGAAGAGACCATGCACAAACttggatttgagaaatacagcatCGATGATGTTCAAAAAATGAACTGGGAATCACTGGAGAGAGAGATTGTTGCCTGGATCAGAACGATCAACCAATGCGCAACAGTGCATTTCCCCATGGAGCGCAAGCTCGCAGACTCGGTGTTCTCAGATAATCCTTCAATGTTTGAAAGCCAATTTGGCAGCCTGGCAAATTGTGTAATGACGCAGCTCCTCAATTTTGCCGAGGCTGTTGCTCTGACGAAACGAGCAGCTGAAAAGTTGTTCAAGTTTCTTGATTTATATGAGACTCTAAGAGATGTTCCCCCGACAACTGACAGTTTCTTCTCGCAAGAGTTGGCACGTGAGCTTAAAACAGAGGCTTCAATGATAAGAAGTCATCTTGGCGAAGCCATGGTTCTGATTTTCTTGGAGCTTGAAAACTCAATCAGTTCCGATTCTGGGAAAACTCTGGTTCCAGGCGGTGCAGTTCATCCGTTGACTCGGTACATCATGAATTATCTGAAATACGCGATCGAGTACAAAGAAACATTAGAGCAAGTTTTCAGGGAGCATCAGAAGATTGAAAGAGCTGATTCCGCCACAGGATCAGATTTCGATTACAATTCACAAGCCCAGAATCTCAACAATGAAATTACAGCAAAGGAATCACCCTTCCTGTCTCAGATTATAAAGGTCATGGATTTACTGGATTCAAATCTGGAAGGCAAATCGAAGTTTTACAGGGACCCTTCATTGAGCATGATTTTCATGATGAACAATGGTAGGTACATTATGCAGAAGATTAAAGGGTCAAATGAAATCAACAGCCTGATGGGCAACACGTGGTGCAGAAAAAGATCATCGGATCTGAGGCAATATCACAGGGGATATCAGCGTGAAACCTGGGGCAAATTATTGGGTTGTTTGCATCCCGAGGGCTTGACGGTGAATGGAAAAGTGGCGAAGCCGGTTCTGAAGGAGAGATTCAAGAGTTTCAATACAATGTTCGATGAAATACACAAGACACAGAGCAGTTGGGTGGTTAGCGATGAGCAGCTTCAATCAGAACTAAGGGTTTCAATATCGAACATGGTGATTCCTGCTTATAGGTCATTTTTAGGAAGGTTCAGTCAAGTGTTGACTCCAGGAAGACAAACAGAGAAGTATGTCAAGTATCAGGCTGAAGATATCGAAACATACATCGACGAGTTGTTCGACGGAAATGCATCCCCAAGGGGAAGGAAAGTATGA